Below is a window of Candidozyma auris chromosome 3, complete sequence DNA.
TTATTTAGAATCCTATGAATACAACGATTAGATGTTTCACATGCTCAGCCTAGTCGTCCCATAAGTATTGGTACCAATTTGGGAACCCACAATTCTCCAAGGCATTCTTCTTATGTATgacattcttcaaagcaagACTTTACTGGAAGTTCGTGGCTCTGACGATTGCCTTTGCCGACTCGAAAAGTCCTCTCCAAAGGTTTCACTCATAAACAACCACCTGCTTAATTACCTGCATCATCCTAAAGATCCCTTCGTTTCAAATTACTCCCAAGATGCAAGCCATTGAgatttatttttttccacATTGGCCGTCTCTCTCAAATTTTCTCTCACAATCATCAGAACTTCATTgtcgcagccaaattggGTAGGTGCGTGAAACATCTAGGAAcaccatttgcagccatttccttCTATAAAGTGGCTAAGGAATCTCCCCCAAATCACCCTCGCCAAGTAATGGAATTTACTGGAGACATTGTTCTCAAGTATACTTTGAGCGGTGAGGAGTACCTGTCTACATTTGAGCAATTAGATAGCTCTGTCAACCGGTCCCTTGAGCTTGGCGTGGTTCACGGTATAGCTATCGCATGTGGGGTCCTATTGATGGTTCTCTCATGGGTCATCataatcaagaagaaaaatccGATTTTCGTATTGAACCAACTCACCTTGTTGCTCATGGTCATCAAGTCGTCTTTATACCTTgctttcctctttgggCCGTTGAGTTCCCTCACTTACAAGTTCACCAGAGTACTCCCCCACGATAAATGGCACGCTTTCCATGTATACATCGCCACGAACGTCATTCACACGTTGCTCATAGCAACAGTGGAGATGACCTTGGTTTTCCAAATCTACATCATCTTTAAGTCACCGGAAGTTCGCCACTTGGGCTATATATTGACCggtgctgcttctgctttggCCCTCACTATCGTTGCCTTGTACATCCACAGCACTGTCATTTCAGCAGTGCAATTGAAGGAGCAACTTTTGATGCACGAAATCAAGATCACAAATTCCTGGGTCAACAACGTGCCCATCATTTTGTTTTCGGCTTCCTTGAATGTGGTGTGTATCATTCTCATTGCTAAACTCGCCTTGGCCATCAAGACCAGAAGGTACCTTGGGTTGAAGCAGTTTGACGGTTTGCACATCTTGATGATCACCTCTACGCAAACGTTCATTGTGCCCTCTGTATTAATGATCGTCAACTACAAGCAGTCTTCTTCGTACCTGACGCTCTTGGCCAACATAAGTGTCATTCTCGTCGTTTGCAACCTTCCCTTGAGCTCATTGTGGGCAGCTTCTGCAAACAACAGTTCTACACCGACTTCCTCCGCCAACACTGTCTTCTCCAGATGGGACTCGAAGTTTTCTGACACAGAAACAATCGCCCACGAGCTACCACTTATTCCGGGCAAGGCCGAAAAGTTACAGTTGGTGAGCCCAATCACTGAGAAAGGAGACACTCATACAATGTGCGAGTCCCACGGGGACCAGGACCTGATCGATAAGATGCTTGACGACATAGAAGGGGCCGTTATGACTACGGAGTTCAACCTCAACAATAGAACCGTCTAAGTCTATATAAATCATATTATTCTTGATAGGAATGCTGCACTTGTGGCATGTAACTGTGAACCAGGGTATCCTACTTACCCATATAGTAATAATCGCGAACTGAGAAATCCACTCTACTTTGCCCACTCACCCACACGTTTCACAAGCTATTCATACCTACCTCACTCTGTACAACAAATGGCCGACTATGACAGCCCGTTTCAGATGGACGAAGATTTCGGACTGCCGAACCGCGTATTGGAGCCAGATCTATCTCACCCCAGCTTGAGCGACACAAGTCCGTCTGAGGCATCCGGGAAAGGCAAGGGAAGCGAAGAAATAAAGACATTGGAAACATTACCGCCTCAGAGCTCACAGAAAATTGGTACGGAGGCTCTTCGATCAAGACTTCGGAGAATCAAACTCGAGGATGGTGTAGGAACAACGACGGAAGAGGAGGATCTAACTTATGAGGAGGATGCCGATGATAAGTTCGACAAGGAAGCTGCCGAAAAGGCTCGAGTAGAATACTTGAAAGCGTCAGAATTAGTCAGTCAGCCGTTGACCCCACCAGAGAATTTTGCGCCCGTGATAAATAATATCTACCGGTCATCGTTCCCGCAGCAGGCGAATTTCTCCTTTCTCAAGACATTGAAGTTGAATTCCGTTCTTTGTCTAATACCTGAAGAATATCCAAAGTCTCACGAGGAGTTTTTTGAGCAAGAGGGAATCAAGCTCTTTCATCTCGGTATGGCAGGTAACAAAGAGCCCTTTGTCATTATTAGTAGCGATTTGATCACAGAGGCAATAAAGATCGTGATCAACCCTGCCAATCACCCAATCCTCATACACTGCAATAGAGGAAAACATAGAACAGGATGTCTAGTTGGAGTGTTACGAAGACTACAAAAATGGTCACTAACAATAATCTTCGATGAGTACCGCAAGTTTGCAGCCCCTAAGGAGCGGCCCATGGACCAACAGTTCATTGAGCTATATGACGAGAAGCGTATTCTACTGTACGCACAAGAGAATGGATTACTTCCCTTGAAGTGGAGTTGATATGCTTCcttatctttttcttttttatttacTCAGAGGGCCACACAAATTCCTTCCCGTAAAGACCAGCATTACCCAATGCCAAAACAGCCAATGATAAGGGAGTGACGTGACCACGAATTAGACTCTTGAGGGCCGGGCGCCCGTTAACAATTAGATACAACGCTGACCACGCGAAGGAGAAGCCAGCACCGTTTGgaacatcaccatcataAATGATGTAGCCACCCAAGGCACTTGCACCGCCAAAGAGGAAGCAAGAGCTTCGATTTGGCTTGGATGCTGCCACAGCTTTGCTAAAGTCGAAGGATCCGCCGGAGCCGAGCTTTGAGTCCACCGGTTTCTGAAGGGTCAAGGCACGGTAGAAAAGTGACCCTGAAAGTGCCCACGCAGGGATAGGAGACGTAGACGCGGCGTTGGCATATCCAACTGCGGTTTTATACAAGTCAGGCGATTCGGGCATTCTGAATTGACCGCCACGAGTTCGTTATGTAGATATAACTTGAGGCACTTATCGTTCGGGGAGGCTTGCTTGGTTGCACTGAGACGTGTGAGCCTGCAGGAATCCACCTCTTGGGGAACtggaatgggtgcaaaataATAAGAGAATCGGCACAACACCCATTAGCGGCTACAAGAACGCAAGTATTTCTTTAAAAAACGGTGTATTCAGTACTTTACACTATTTTACACAAACCAGAGACCATACgaaatgaaaaaaataagCAATTCCAGCATCGCTTAAGATCTCTCGCCTCTCAATCTTCTGGCCAACTGGATGTCCTTCTTCTGAATGGTGACTCTCTTGGCGTGGATGGCACACAAGTTGGTGTCCTCAAACAAGGAGACCAAGTAAGCCTCAACGGATTCCTGCAAAGCACCAATGGCAGAGGACTGGAATCTCAAGTCGGTCTTGAAGTCCTGAGCAATTTCTCTGACCAATCTCTGGAAAGGCAACTTTCTGATCAAAAGGTCAGTGGACTTCTGGAACCTTCTAATCTCTCTCAAGGCAACGGTACCTGGCTTATATCTGTGAGGCTTCTTGACACCGCCGGTAGATGGGGCGGACTTTCTGGCGGCCTTAGAAGCCAACTGCTTTCTTGGGGCCTTACCACCAGTGGATTTTCTAGCTGTCTGCTTTGTTCTAGCCATTGTTAATTGTGTGGGTTgaagataaaaaaagaagagagaaaaaagaaagatatCAATCTGCCCTGGCCCTCTGAGTCTTATATATATTTTGTGCGGGTGCAGACGTCTCGCCTGCCTTGTTATTGTTTTTACTACGGCGCGGACAGAAGCTACGCTCTCTCCTAAACAGAAGCCAGTGACACGATCTGCGCACATGAGAGGAAGCACTGAAAAGCGAGCTTACCGCTGCTTTTGCGAACTCGATGCCTCCCAGGGGACTCTTTTGTGCCCGTTTCGCGCCACAAGCGCTGcgaaaagcttctctgGCGCGAGGAAAAAGTGACCCTTTGGAGTGCTGCAATGTGCGCAGGTTGGGTGTAAATCGTGGGCCTAACTTTACCGCGCTTTCTCACCCCAACAGAAGCGTTCTTCTGTCTCCAGTGTGTTTACCGCTTCTGCGCCAGTATACACCACCCATTCCcgtggttgcaaaacacACTTGCAGTATAAAGGGTCAGCCAGATCCGTCGAGGAaggaattttttttttctcttaTTATCAACAAATCAACTACATACAATGTCTGGTAGAGgaaaaggaggaaaaggTCTCGGAAAGGGTGGCGCTAAGCGTCACagaaagatcttgagagACAACATTCAAGGTATTACCAAGCCAGCCATCAGAAGATTGGCCAGAAGAGGTGGTGTCAAGCGTATTTCTGCTTTGATCTACGAGGAAGTCAGAGGTGTCTTGAAgtccttcttggagaacgTTATCAGAGACGCTGTCACTTACACTGAGCACGCCAAGAGAAAGACTGTTACTTCTCTCGACGTTGTCTACGCTTTGAAGAGACAGGGTAGAACCTTGTACGGTTTCGGTGGTTAAACTAATACTGTGTATTGCTAGTTTCCATTCTTCAGTGTATATTAGAATATTATTGACTCGAAATTTGTTGTAGTAATTCATCATTGCAAATTCTTGATGGAGTGCTCCCCCAATTTACCCCCAAGCTTGAGGTATCGGTCAATTTTCTCGTTCACCTTGTTCTCTATTTTGTCAACGTCAATTGgcttttgctctttgaaGTCGTCAGACATTACGTAAGCGAAATGCTTGATGCATGTGCTGGAGAAATCCTCGTAGTCCTTATGACCAACGGGACACTCGCACCGACAGCCCACACCGTTTCGAGCAGTAGCATCGGgacttgattttttgaataTACTGAAAATTGAGTTGTCTTTTTGTGGCGAAAATTCCGGGTAGGCTGCCTTGTAGGGAAGTTGTTTGCCTGGTGCGTTATTGGGGCAATGGCCCATCGTGGTATGCTTGTAACCAATGTCACGGAAGTAGTGCAATTCTTCACGACTCAAAAGCATAGAAACGGCAATCGAGTGGATGGGTGCGTCGCCCCAGCGCTCTCTATAAAATCCACCATCgttctccaagaagtcGAA
It encodes the following:
- the STE2 gene encoding alpha-factor pheromone receptor STE2 — encoded protein: MEFTGDIVLKYTLSGEEYSSTFEQLDSSVNRSLELGVVHGIAIACGVLLMVLSWVIIIKKKNPIFVLNQLTLLLMVIKSSLYLAFLFGPLSSLTYKFTRVLPHDKWHAFHVYIATNVIHTLLIATVEMTLVFQIYIIFKSPEVRHLGYILTGAASALALTIVALYIHSTVISAVQLKEQLLMHEIKITNSWVNNVPIILFSASLNVVCIILIAKLALAIKTRRYLGLKQFDGLHILMITSTQTFIVPSVLMIVNYKQSSSYSTLLANISVILVVCNLPLSSLWAASANNSSTPTSSANTVFSRWDSKFSDTETIAHELPLIPGKAEKLQLVSPITEKGDTHTMCESHGDQDSIDKMLDDIEGAVMTTEFNLNNRTV
- the SIW14 gene encoding putative tyrosine protein phosphatase, yielding MADYDSPFQMDEDFGSPNRVLEPDLSHPSLSDTSPSEASGKGKGSEEIKTLETLPPQSSQKIGTEALRSRLRRIKLEDGVGTTTEEEDLTYEEDADDKFDKEAAEKARVEYLKASELVSQPLTPPENFAPVINNIYRSSFPQQANFSFLKTLKLNSVLCLIPEEYPKSHEEFFEQEGIKLFHLGMAGNKEPFVIISSDLITEAIKIVINPANHPILIHCNRGKHRTGCLVGVLRRLQKWSLTIIFDEYRKFAAPKERPMDQQFIELYDEKRILSYAQENGLLPLKWS
- the HHT2 gene encoding histone H3; amino-acid sequence: MARTKQTARKSTGGKAPRKQLASKAARKSAPSTGGVKKPHRYKPGTVALREIRRFQKSTDLLIRKLPFQRLVREIAQDFKTDLRFQSSAIGALQESVEAYLVSLFEDTNLCAIHAKRVTIQKKDIQLARRLRGERS
- the HHF22 gene encoding histone H4; this encodes MSGRGKGGKGLGKGGAKRHRKILRDNIQGITKPAIRRLARRGGVKRISALIYEEVRGVLKSFLENVIRDAVTYTEHAKRKTVTSLDVVYALKRQGRTLYGFGG